GGTGGCACATGACGTCTCTCAAACAGTTGCCTCAGACCACTCTCCATCAATATCCTCGAGTCATGAGTGGATCCGGGCCACTTTGCCACAACATCGAGAATTGTGAAGTTTGCATCGAACACAATCTGGGTATTGATGGAGTGGGTTTTCTTTCTATTCACAAACACGTCCTCATCCTGACGTGgtgcaattattttaatatgtgtcCCGTCTATAGCACCGACCACTCCAGGCACACCGGCAATATCCATAAAGCTGGCTTTGTTTCTTTGGAGTTGGCGAATGTCCAAAGGAAAACTTATGAACTGTCGAATAATATGGGGTCTACAGAGTGCATTGATGGTTTGGTGGATGGATCTGCTTACCGATGGCTGGGATATCGCTAGATCGTCGGCATTGCACAACTGCATTTTCCCCGTTGCCAGGTAGCAAAGTGTTGTCAAACATTTCAATTCGGCACTGATTGGGTTGTTGCGATTAGCTGGCGCTGTTATTGCATCCCTCACATGATCCACAACAATCAGTATTCCCTCACGGTTAAGGCGGTATCT
The sequence above is a segment of the Xyrauchen texanus isolate HMW12.3.18 chromosome 2, RBS_HiC_50CHRs, whole genome shotgun sequence genome. Coding sequences within it:
- the LOC127655379 gene encoding putative nuclease HARBI1; translation: MAVRRSVLETLTDTELLQRYRLNREGILIVVDHVRDAITAPANRNNPISAELKCLTTLCYLATGKMQLCNADDLAISQPSVSRSIHQTINALCRPHIIRQFISFPLDIRQLQRNKASFMDIAGVPGVVGAIDGTHIKIIAPRQDEDVFVNRKKTHSINTQIVFDANFTILDVVAKWPGSTHDSRILMESGLRQLFERRHVPPGCHLVGDSGYPCKSWLHTPYLHPQMGPQLNYNRAHKKTRSVVERGIGQLKRRFHVLHSEIRLSPEKMSKVITVCELFTTCAGKGTYHRQEMVMRLTMMMMMMMTMNTTNLLMKWNNVDWHSGITLSIHTLGVMALHQQQD